CTCAGTAAAGCCAGAACAtgagggggtgggagggcagtGGAAGACAGACTGGAGCTCAGCGTCACAGCTTTGCAAATCACAACAACTGGCACGTTCCACAAAGAAACCATTGATTTTGCCTAACTGACGTACTTGCAGCAAGAAGCATTTTCTGAGGTATTTCACAACATGTTTTTCACTGTCAGCTATCCAGAGAAAAATCTAGTTGAAAACTCCTTAGACTGCTGAGCAATcaatacaaaaagaaacaagaagataTTACAAAAGTTCTTAGTCTACCAAAAGAAGACAATAGGGCATGTCCAAGATCTACGATACCTGGGAACAACTCTGGCTGCAATCATACAGAGTCCTTGAACAATATGGAGCAAAGGTAAATTACATTCCTGCCTTACAAGAGACCATTCAAAAGACAGACTTATCCTCAAATGAAACAACAGGCAAGTAAGGCTTGAAACTCTTACGctcttgtaaaaataaatattcaaaagctgcattggtgaaaaaggaaaacattgccagaacttcagtttttccaccaaaaagacaaaacaagaataaaactCCATGTGGAACAGAGTCCTcattaggaagaaaaagcttaatTAGACCTTTCAGAAACCTACTATGAGCAGCATTTGGTGTCACAGGGTGCCATGGGCTTTAGAGTGAGGCATGTCCACGCTATATCTACAAAAAAGGCTGCCAGTATGTTAATAGAGTAATTGTAGTTTAGAACCACCCACTAGCTAAAAGGTCTTGGCCACTTAAGAGTATAGTTGTATTTCTACAAATTCCATGCACTCTGAGTGAGTAAGATTCAATTTCTGAGTATTAATCCCAAGACCTGCCAAATTTAGTGCACaactaataatttattttttttttcgtcCTATAAGAGAAGTTGTCCCTTACAGACAAGTCAtccaaaataaggaaaaccCAGGGCTCCATggtttctggatttttttcaagaaactATCAGAATCAAAGTCTTTATAAAAGTTCCTCTGTACCATAAGTTGTCAAAAGGTAGGAATTTAAACTGCAAAAAACCATCTTTAGCAAAGACCAGTTGAGATGCAAGCACAATGCAATAAGGGAATTACCAAAGTCACCCTCCCAATTAAGGCAGCTGTTCCAATTctcttgttttcaaataaacagtCAGTCCTGTAAAACACCGCTTGCCCCTCAGTACCCTTCCCCCCCGCCTCACCCAAGGAAATAAGGAATGAATCTATATTTGAGTCATCACACTCATCTAGCAAACAGTCCTAGAGAGGTGCTCAGTACCAAAGCAAGAGGTCTGTGTTCCAAACTCATACCTGAATATTATGAGTAGACTTAACATATGATAATGGGCAGCAATACTCATGgtccttctcttctccttcaACAACATACATGTGGAGATTTAAACAAATAATCAGTGCAACCTACTAGACTGACAGTCCTCTTCAGAGATCACCATGGGTAAAGGAAAGCCTCTTCTTCTGTGGCCAAAACTGCTAAATGTTGAATTTGAACAGCTACGTTTCCTTTGTTCCTGGTTTTGGAAGGTATCTTTGAGCCACCAACGGCATCACAGACTTATCCACTTGGATCAACAGAAAGGTTTGTTATTTTGCCaaaagaaattaacagaaataCCACTTTCACATTCAAATTCAAAGCCAAAGAAATGGAACCTTTGCCTGTGCCATAGAAGAGGTTGTCTttgtcagaaaaatgaaattttctgctacagaaaataaaactcttaACCCTGGATGAAGAAAGAAGCCATGCACTAGTGGCTATTAATTAGAAATTGGTCAGAAAGGGACATGTGACTATGTCAGATTTGAAGTCCCAAAGGGAAGTAGAGACTTTCAAATATACTACAGTGGACCCTGAGAACAAGAAAGAGTTGACAGCTCagttgagaaacagaaaataccagGACTGATCCAATTAACCaaaaaatctgggaaaaaatgcattataaaaGGTACATGCACAGGTGTGCTCCTCTGGATGCTGCTAAGGTGAAACTCCCAGCTACTGTGGGTTAAGTACACATTGCATTATGGATGGACATCTCTCCACTGCAAGCTGTGACTTTGTCACCCACCATGCAAAGTGGCAACCCCGGTCCCAAAACATTAACAATATatcctgaagaaacaaaactcttCTGAGGCAACTTCTAGTTCAGCAACATCTGAATGCCCCCCTTTCAAGGCTGTGTCTGACGTttcaaaaacccacaaaaatagACACCGAATTCAGACAGCgaacaaaaaaatgcttctatAAGGACAGCAAAGAATGTTTTAGGAGATCAACTTGTTCTCTCAAAGTTGAGAAATCCTAGAGAATACTCATGTGTAAGTGAGACAAATCCCTCCTGGTCTAACAGGTCACCTTCCATAAAGGTTATACAACAAGAATCTGTAAATTAAAAGAACCTCAAACTGCATAGTGAAATTCCCAGAGAAGGACAAGTAAGGACTGTTCATAATTAATACCTGTGTTTCTAAAAATCAACTTTAAATAAGTATTTGTAGAAGACAGTAGCATATTTGTAGAAGGTATCATATTTCAGGGATGagtttaagaaaagaaaaaaggaaaaggagggacTGATGAAGTATTAAGTAAAAATCCTTGGGTCAGTTGGAAAAAGGCTGGGAGAAATTCCATTTGTTTGCTGGTATTTCTACCTTCATCTGCAATGGTATGCTCTTTTAATAACAGAGGCTGTAACTGCTATAATGGCATCAGCAGAGGCTTATAAACATGACTGACAAGCCTCAGATGTTATTAAAGTTTCATTCGAGTAGTTAAAATATAAGACTGGGAGAAAGAACTGAATTAGATTCCCATTCTTCATATGGGCTAACTGTATGGTACTGATACAGCTCACTACCATGGTTCGATGACCTATACAGTGCACATAGAGCACTTTTACCTTCACTAGCTGTAAACCAAATGAGAACAGTTTCCTCACAAGATTTCATTTCCTTAATTTCAAATACTTAGGAAGACAGGACTGGAAGATGTGTTTACTACTTCCCAGTTACTGTGTCGAGCCCCTTGCTGTTGCATTATACAATTCCAGTCTCTAACTAATCAAGCTATCTTAAAACTAGTTTCCCATCTCCAGTACCACAAGATCAGTCAACAACTCTCCTCTGCTGTTGCCTAGAAACTGTGGTCAAATTTTCACATTCCTTTTATTCACATCTAGTTTACATTCATCAGATTTTGAGCAAAGTTACAACATCAGGaggtgaaaaataataaaggtaTGTGAGCAAAAAGGCTAAGCAAGAATGTTTTTCTCCCTTATTTGTCTAGAGATATATCATAGACCTCCTCAGCCTTTGATTTGCTAGACTGAATAAACCTATTAAGAGCTGCCTCTTACAGTATGCGTTTTATTCCCCTAATCATTCAATCTAATATTATTACCATGAACACCTCTTCTACAAAGTTTTTGCTATTTCTGTAGAGATTTTACCAATCAGAAAGAAGTTTccctggttttgctgtgcatgattcagtaaagaaaacagcttAGCTCTGTTCTTCCCAAGAGGCAGCCTCTGAGTGAAGGAGTTGCTCTACATCCCTTTTTTGTACCTACCCTTAAAAGATCCCATATGTTACAGTAGATCTGTCATCACTGTACATATGTGGGGATCTGTAACACATGAAGCTATAGCATTTCTAACAGCTCTTATAGAGAATCTTTTCTCTGAGCTGTCAGCTAGGTACTACCCCCAAAGACGTCTGCTTTTCTTGGAATTCTGCTAGAGAAATCCTTATCCACAGAACCAACCCTGGGTAGGTTGCCTCTGGGTTTCCAACAGCATCCCTTATAAATGGGaaactttcttcagaaaaatgtataAACATTTGGTCTCTCTTGCTAAGATAAAAGGATCTCATATGAAACAGATTTATTCTGTGATCAGTGTAGAGGCATTGAAAAGCAGgctgtctcaaaaaaaaatgtcaggCCAAACTCTTACCAAAAGGTGTAGTGAtcctgtctctctctctttacTGGCCCCTTTGGGCTCTCTGTTACAACTCTGATATAAATTAAGTCACTAACCAGATCCAGCTCCTTACTGGACCTCCTCAACTGCtcaacagctgaaaagcagtcAGCTAAAGCATGCACTCGCAGAAGCTTCGGCAACTAAGTATCACCTTGGAAGAAGCTGCCAGGATTAAAGAATTCTCATTAGTTTAATCTAAATTATGTCAGAATGGCATTTAATGATATTGACATCcagcattttaagaaaagaagaaaaaataggtCAGGAAAATGTGGATTTCAGCGAATTCTTTGAACTACTATTAAAGTTTTCTGTTGAGTTATCAGTTTCCATTACTCAATGTTCTAGGTAAATTACATTCTTTGCCAAGTAATAAGATCTCCTGCTTAAGGAAATCGGGATGTTAGGGCTTTAAATGGTTAGGCATAAGATGATCTACATTAACAATCATTTAAACTGTTAcatcagaagaaacaaaccccAGTACAACTGAAAGATTTTAAAGTTATCTTACCTTCTATCACTTTTATCTGGAATCCATTTGCTACAAGCCTTCGATCTGACAAATAACCTGATCCATTGAAACTCTGGTAATCCTTCTGCATTTTATAAAGAGCAGCCATATACTGAGATCCACCAAtaagactgggaaaaaaaaatccccaaagcgttaaaaagcaaaatccttaATGTGAAAACTAAAACTGTGagaacaatacagaaaatagtAGTAAGTGATGGGGAGCgatcaagatttttttaaagtattctgaaaaagcgatttgtttaaagaaacaaaatcacaagTACTCACATTTCTTAAAGAGTGGTCGAGTTTAGGCATATAACAATAATTAGCTCAGCCATTCTCTAACCCATGGGGGTCAGTTAGCTAGAGTGAAGTTGTGAAAATGTAGAGCATTTAATTCTCCTCTGGGGAAAGAAATTTGTGTTCACTGCATTACCAAAGAAACCAGTCAAAAGTCATACTTACTTCAACTGGAATATGACCAGGCCTGCTTATTACTAGAAGGTAAAAgtatacaaaacaaaaacctgttcTTATAGATAAATTAATGTACAAATAATGACAGAATTAGCAAACAGGGTCTTACTAAAGTGTATTGTAAATAATTATCAAATGACACTGAAATAACATAAATTTTTGCTCAATTGTACTATACCTGTCTGCTAACACAATTGGCTTGTCCAGTTTCTCTACTGGAAGCTTATGATTCATCATTAATCTCTTACATAGCAGGGCTTCTTCCAACCTATATGGATTCAGCAACATTAGCTTCTTCTCAGTAGCAAATATCCAGACATCAGGAAAACTCGGACGACGGATCAGGAAAAGCTCGTGTTCATCTGAGTCATTTTTCTGATGTCTCTGAAGCTGACGTCTACAGGAACTTAGAGAAAAAGGCACTGTGACAATTTTTCTAGGCTGTTCaggtttctgcttcttttcGGTCTGAGCATGAAATATCTTGTCAAGCTTCTGCTGGTTGGATGGAGAAGTCTTCAGCttgggtttctgtttttctgcctcCTTCGTTGGTCGGTGTGCTGCCCGTCCCATAGCTTTCCTGACCTCTCTGTTGTATCGTTCCAGGTCTTtagcagcttttatttcataacttaaaggagaaaacaaaccagtAGCATAATCAGATAAAAACCACCAAATTTCAGCCCCCAACATActaaaacaaaaggcaaatgaaCCATTTCAACAGACAAGACCAATGCCCATGGTTCATTCAAGTAGCCACGTCAATCTGCTTTCCAATATGACAGAGGTAGAAGGACATCAGGGACTGTGCCTGTATTACATTACCCTTTGAAAATGATGAGTTGGAAATTTTCCttgacattttttcatttgttgatTATACTTGCCTCTGTGAAAGGATTTTTGAAAAGGCAAAGTTGTCAATCAATCaattcatttcatttcattgaCAAAATTTCCATGACAGCCAGCAAAACCTGAATTACTGAAGGGGGAGGAGTGAATTGTATCATACAAAGAGCTACTGCAAGTTGCTTTTGACTTCAGTCCCAAAGACTGTGTTCAACCCTAATTCACAATCAGATACATAAGTTTTGGATGGAGTTTTGTCACAGATACATCCAGCCCAATTCACGAAGTCATTTAAGCTTCTAGAGCTCTACAGACATCAAGGAGAGTCCATGCGGTTAGGTAAGAGTCTGGAGCCTCAACAAGTAAGCCTCAGGCTTCACTTAATATAAAGAAGTACATTTGACTTCAAACAGCCTAGAATTAGccacataaataaaaagcatgagAATACAGAATAGACACCATTTTCACAGAATTCTGTAACTAATAAACctacagatttttcagaaagtacTCAGTAACAAACTACTCCTAAATGCTGTCCAAATGGCTAAAACATTACTACATACTAAATCTCTACAACCTGAATGGATTCTTAATGAGTTTACAAATGTCAGGAAGATAGCTAAAACTTTATGGATGCCAGGCTTATACTTGCCTACTGCATATGAATCTTACTTGTTTGAAGGCCAAAGGAGTGGTTTGCTGAACTCCTTCTTTCTGCCCTTATTTGATATTCTGAATTCTAGCAGGTAATTTAAACCAGTCCTatcttcaattaaaaaaaaaaaaaaaaagtagtactATCATATATAAGTAttggaaataagtattttagCTGGTcgtatttatttattgctacTTGCTGGAACAGTTTGATTCAATTATGTGTATGCATGCTAGAAAATTAAGGTCAACAAAAGGGTCACCATTTGCAATTAATTATGATGTGCTAGCATTCACATATGGTACCAATATTTAGTTAACTAAAAAAGTCAGCTTAAATACTTTCTTGCAATAAATCATGTCCTAGAAAATATGGAGTAAACATTAAGATAAAAAACATCTGctccttttaaaatgaatggaTGAAATCacttgaacagatttttttttatcccaaaTACATTTATAGTTTTGACCAGATCAATACATACTTTGTTTTGAATAGACCCAATTCAAATaagggaaaatatttaactgtAAGAGAACTGAGCTTTCAGTGATACACTGATAACGCAAAACAAAAGCACTTGCAAAGAAACTCCCACTTGCCTGTCATTTTAGGCTACCACCAGCAAAATTCTAGCCTTACAAGCTTTGATTATGAGGGTTTTGCAAATTCATATACATCACTATCAGTGACTTGCTCAGaatcaaagaaaacagcaggtttACAAACTGCAAGGGAACAACTTTGCCTTTTCAAAAATCCTTTCACAGAGGCAAGTACAATCAACAAGTGCTACATGAACAGTTTTTTCTCTTAGTGAATTAAGACTGTAAATTCAGGATCCTTTCCTGAAGCTATAAAACCTAAAGCCAAGGAAATTTGCAAAACTGGGTGCAAGGGGGGAGAGGAAGACTACAACAAAGTCTAGTTTCACAGGCAGCTTTGGCTTAACTAGAAAAATGGATTcatgatttcttcttttccccttgcaTCTTAAACCTAAGTAAAACATTTAGCATATAACAAAAACCTTTTAATATAAGCTCTCTCAGGCCTTGTAAGACAAATAATCTGAATTTGACTATCTGGAGTAAACTCTGACTGGAAATGGCCACATGGGTAGATGTGACCAGAATAGACAGGCATCACGTTCTGAATGTAACGCATCTCAGCATCAGCCTCTTCACATAATGAAATCAAATCAACTCAAACTGTCACCATGAGTATTACATTCTGTGTTTCCTTGCTTTGcgaaaatttaaaaaagcttttaattgcCCACATCAGCTTTTCaatttgcttctgaaatgcaTAGGTTTCAGGTGACTAGCACCATTTCCTAGGAGTGGACAATATGGACCTGCCATCATGACTGCTCAGATGCTGGGGACAAGCAGCAGAACGGAAGGGCTGATACCAGATATTAATACCATTAGTCACGCTTAATATCTGGCAGTATATGAATGGAGCTGGCTAGAGATACGATGGAAGGGCAATGACCAGATGGTACCACCGAATGACCTCCAAACCAAAGAAACCGAACATGTTAACTAAAAGGTTAAAatatagttaaaaaaaagatttttttctggaattgcTAAGGAAGTATATTTACCCCACTGTGAAAGAGTTGCAAAtaatgtatatacacacacgaGCCATGCGATGAATGGAAAGTTTATCGGGCAATAAAAAGCTACCACACGCAAGTTCATTACCACTAATGACTGTCTATGTGCATACTCTTCCCTGTCAACAGCCAGCCAAGGCCACGCACGCTACCTGAAATGATGTTTCTCCCAAGGTACAAATACACACATGAAGAATTCCTGTAGAGTGCTGACAAGGCGATTCGTTAGCCTCATGATAACATGCGTCTAGCTCTGAACCTTTCCTACACTTTCAGGATAACCACTGCTGCCACTGTCAGGGCACTTGGAGGGGCTTCTCCTACTCCTACCTCAGCCTGATATGCAAGAAATATCAAGGCCAGAAACACAGGCAAGCTGTGTTAAGTAAGAGCAGAGTGAGTGCAAGAAATTAAACCCTGGCTTTGCAAACCAGGGGGATATGCGATGCTGCCAACATGGACATGCATGGAAGCTTTCCTCTTCTATTATAACCTAAAGACCATAACATTTTACATTCCGGTTGAGTAATAAATGCTGGCTTGTTTTGAAAAGGCCATCCTATGTCACTATGAGACATCTGTTGGTTGTACTGCTCCCAAAAGGGATTTGAACTCACTCAAACCTGCTGGAGGAGCCACAGAACGAAAAAGAGATGCTGGAGCCAAGCACACCCATTGTAACAAACGCCTGACTTTATCACAGAAGGGTGGAGGACTAGAGCCCAGGAAAAGTGGTGTCTTGCAAGCAGGGTTGCATGAAGTTGGAGGTATAGCACACTCAGTAGAACTGCAGCACTTTGGCTGCCCAGTCGTATATACATTTGCTGTTACCTCTAGGTGGCCCAATTTATCCAGAGTATCTGGTAGGCAAGACTTAATGTTCTCTGCCAGACGTACAACAGGTCTTCTGGATTGTTGCCTTGGAGGAACAGATATCTGCGTACTCTTCCTATTTGTTATTTTCTGAGGcagttttaaaagattaaaagtggaaaagagCCACACCAAAGCTGAAATGTAGCGATACAACTAGTGGTAAATCTTTCATTCACTTCAACATCCTCTGGACTCAGTCCTACAtataaggaaaatatatataatataccGTATTCAATACTACATATAAGGAAAACTTCATTACCAGAAAGGTCTCCTTCCTGAACTAATAAAAAGTTAATCTGTAGGCACACTCTTAAACATAACAGTTGTACCAGGAAAGCAACCATGAAATCTCAAAAGCTAAACCAgagcaaattaaaattttctgaaacagctgGCAGAaccttttgtttcatttcattaaaagcatGAATATAATTGGAATAGATTTCTACTATTACATTAATATTTCTGCTAATGCAGAGatggacaaaacaaaaaaatatatatggttTTATGATCGCAGCATGTTGCTTGCTTAGTAAGCTTTAAATTAGGTAAATCAAAAGCtagataaaaatgttttattttactctgaTGTAGCTGGTATTCAGAACAATGCAGATGTTTTCAAAGTCAAGAAGTCAAAGAAAAACCAGATATGTTAGCAGTAATTCAACAGGTATAGCTTCTCTGTCTTACCAATCTCCTAGGTGAATCTCTCATTAGTGCTAAAATTACGCTGCTTTGGCTAgtataatttccttttcagtggTCTTTCTTAATTCCCTCTCCGGCTTCCTTAGcatgaagaaaacacatttttacacCACTTCCAATGAGTTTGTTCTTTAGAAccaaaattgcatttttcaaaCTTTCTGCTACAAATCACAATTTGCATTCAAATCATTGCATGTAAACCTATTGAAGAACTACTTCTATTTTCCTCATTTGTGTGATGCCGTGGagttttacattttataaaatcacaAACAAGCTGTGGGAGGTTTGGCTTTTGGgtggtttttcttcttaattatCTTAGAATGTCTCAAAATCCATTATTCTAATTAATCTTTTACCATAATAGAAGTTCCATATAAAGAACAACATACATCTAATATCCAACCCCTGCCCCAAGTTAggctaaaatattttgcttgcttgCAGATAGACTTATCCCTACCTGTGATATAAGACTCAGTGACgattcattttagaaaaaatacgGAATTTAGCTATTCTGATTGTAATCTAAAAAGATATTTGGTCTTGACTGAAACAGATTAAAATTCAAACTGTACTATACTCTCTGAACCAGCACTGGAATAGCTGtttaggggaaaaagaaattccttGTGTCATTTGATTGGGTTTTACAAATACAATTCTGAGGTAGCCTAGGTTAGGATATGTACTAACTTTAGAGGAAAGGAGTTTACCAAATGTTCCAATCCTGAAAAAGAATTCTCACTCTGTAGcaataaaaaagaagtgttcGCTGGAAAAGCTCTGGAAGAACTATACGGTGCCTCATCCATCAGCATGATAGTTTTCATTGACAGTGCATCAGGAGTGACAACACACAGGCAGCCCTTAGAAAACAGAAGTTCACAGGATTCAAGCAGTACATTTTCTTGTCTGTTATCACTAAATAACAATTCAGCAAAACTGTCCCTAACTGCTCCACGGCACAGTGGCAAAATGAGTAACTCCAATCAGCAACTCACAATACTGACGCTTATCTTGAAAAGTCAGAAAtcattttctgttccatttttcacaaataactggaaagttacatttttttttaacttcactACAGGTGACTCATTGGTAACTACCAGATTTAGAAGTCACAGCCTGAAaacttacttctttttttcctcttcattcaAGTTCTTCCACTGCTCTTCAATTTTCAGCAGGATGTCATCCATGCTGGTCTTTGGATTATCAGTTATCAATTTTGGACGACATTCTTGAGTGAAAAATCCAATTGCAGACTTTGGTTTCCTTATTATTCTACTACTAATTAAGTCATAAGCTGTCACACGTCCGAATTTGTCACTTATCACATTTCTTGTCTTTATGCTTTGATTTGAGATTTGTGGATCATTGCTTTCTTCACCGGTACGTTCATTTTGCTTATTAATTGTTCCTCCAACTTCAGGTATCAAAATCTTAACAGGTTCCAGGTTGTCCCCTAGAGAGTTTTTAAATCCAATTCCCATACTCCAATCATCAGCAGAGACTTCAGGTAAGTCTTTAGGGCCTAAGGTTTCctcattcttttctgtttcatcaaTATTATCAGAACTCAAAAGATGTTCATCAGCATTTTTAGACTTGGGGTCCATGGGAACACCGTTACTCTGAATATCAGTTATATTCTGTCCCTTCTGTTCCTCCACACACAATAAATTTAAGGAACTGTCTGGAAAGGCATCACTCTTAGAAACCTCTTTTTTGTCCAGGCGACTATGTACATTATCACCAGAAAACGTCTGATGATTTAAGCAGATCTCTGTGTTTTTTGCTACTTGACAGTTTTGCACATCACTGCTGAATGAAAGGAATGAAGTATGAGCATGTAGATCATCGTTTCCAGATGGTCCCATTTCATTAACAACCACATCTGTTTGTTCTGTTCTATGAACAAACATGTCTTCTGAGGTAACAtctgtttttttactttcacCAGGGACTGTAGCAGGTAGTGGCCCATACAGTGATTTCAACACATTTTCAACAGCAAGTAAGACAGATtcctgggggaaagaaaaaaaaaaccaaacaaacaaaaaacaaacagaaaagtcacacacacaagcacacctGAAAATGTAACTGACAGATACTGAGAATACAGAACAATAAGCAAAGTCatctttttcagaatattttccaaacaaatCTGGACATATTATTGCATTTAAGTTGTTCACACATGCTCAAAAAGACTCATGCTGAACAGCCTCaaatattttgtgattctgCTCCACCGGTTTAGTTTGATGTCACAAAACTGATTAAGTAGGTACTAACTGCTTAAACCAGTATCGGGCAAAGCTATTCTCAGATAATATTGAGTTAAAAGCTTACAGTCAAGACAGATGCACCAACAACATCCCATTTCATGTAAACACCTTTGTGTAGGTGCTTTCACGGTGTATGCTTCCAAGGCAGCTTTGCatcaaatgacagaaaaaaaaaagtaaaaagaaaaaacacgcacaaaataaaacaaacaaaacaaacaaaaaaaaaaaaagaaggaaaaaaacgaCCAACAACCCTTTTTTCTAATGCCAAAGGCAAGGTTTAAACCAGATGAAATGTGAGAATACTGTGTTAATTTTCACACAAGTGACACTCAACAGGCAGTACATTTACAGGATTAACATAGGCAAaaactttcagtgaagaagagGATTAACATACCGGTGTGACTACCTACACTCACTTTGAATAACCGCCTTACCTATGTAGCTGCCTTAACTTCTGTGGCACTGTTTTTCATATCTAGTGCTACAAAGCAAAAGTGCCTTTATGGAAATTTATCACTACACAGCCTCAAAAACATGTGCATATATGGTCCTGATAGTATGAACAGGATAGCCTGAAACTTAAGTGATGTCAACAATAATCTATACACATAATagcaaaatactgctttgaaCAGAAATCAACTCCCTCGACCCCGCCGCCCCCACCTTAACGTACATGACATTTAAAGAGTGACTACTTAGTGTAATTATGAAGTTAAACACGAGATTTATGTGAGGACACGCATCATAACTCCATTTAGCTTCTCTCACTATAAAGCCATCTGAAAATGAAGTGATACATACATATCTCTGACAGCGTAAAAATGATCTTTGAAATCAactgggaaattaattttgaataatCCTACATCTAGCCTTTTCAATACATTTCAAACAACACACTCCTGTGATAAAGGCAAGCTATAATGtaacagaagagaacagaacaaaaaattaaaaacagtggTACTGTTTATCTCCGAACATTTCAGAAGTCCCAGAAGCCCTTATTATGCTTACACAAGTAAAAAGTTCACAACTCAAAACCAGATTAAAACCTTAGTTACCTTATAATGCAGCAAAACTTGAGTTTTATCAGGTGTTAAATTCACATCCACAGCAGAGGCAGGTACAGTaatattcaaaaagaaaacaggatatAAACGAGTACAGTCCTTGTGTGTCACTAGGCTGTAGTACTGTCGAATTAACTACAGATTGATTTAATAAACAGATGTCAGTAAAGGCAATAAAATAGacacaaagcacagaaacaaaatttgaCATTATAAAAGCATAactggtttgttggggtttttttctgaagttaaaggAATGCCAAAAAATGTCCTTGTGGGTATACATGTATGCCAGAGTAATCACCAAGAGGGCAGCTGTTGGCTTCCTCATCTTcacagctaaataaaa
The Falco cherrug isolate bFalChe1 chromosome 8, bFalChe1.pri, whole genome shotgun sequence DNA segment above includes these coding regions:
- the PMS1 gene encoding PMS1 protein homolog 1 isoform X2 — translated: MKQLSAETICLLSSSQVITSVVSVVKELIENSLDASATNIDIKLEDYGFNKIEVRDNGNGIKVADVPVMAIKHYTSKISSSEDLESLTTYGFRGEALGSICCISEVLITTKTADDDFSTQYALDSNGHVTSKKPSHLGQGTTVTVLKLFKNLPVRKQFYSTNKKCKEELKKIQDLLTAYGIIKPDLRITLTHNKAVIWQKTRVSDHKMACMSVLGTAVMGSMVPFQHCCEDPELIRQYYSLVTHKDCTRLYPVFFLNITVPASAVDVNLTPDKTQVLLHYKESVLLAVENVLKSLYGPLPATVPGESKKTDVTSEDMFVHRTEQTDVVVNEMGPSGNDDLHAHTSFLSFSSDVQNCQVAKNTEICLNHQTFSGDNVHSRLDKKEVSKSDAFPDSSLNLLCVEEQKGQNITDIQSNGVPMDPKSKNADEHLLSSDNIDETEKNEETLGPKDLPEVSADDWSMGIGFKNSLGDNLEPVKILIPEVGGTINKQNERTGEESNDPQISNQSIKTRNVISDKFGRVTAYDLISSRIIRKPKSAIGFFTQECRPKLITDNPKTSMDDILLKIEEQWKNLNEEEKKNYEIKAAKDLERYNREVRKAMGRAAHRPTKEAEKQKPKLKTSPSNQQKLDKIFHAQTEKKQKPEQPRKIVTVPFSLSSCRRQLQRHQKNDSDEHELFLIRRPSFPDVWIFATEKKLMLLNPYRLEEALLCKRLMMNHKLPVEKLDKPIVLADSLIGGSQYMAALYKMQKDYQSFNGSGYLSDRRLVANGFQIKVIEGTSATESHMEIEGMANCLSYYGISDLREILNAVVNGNAKEVYECRPLKVINYLEGEAVRLTRQLPLHLSKEDVQNTIYRMKQQLGKENKGCVHGRPFFHHLADIPEVDKHNSMEIIQ
- the PMS1 gene encoding PMS1 protein homolog 1 isoform X1, whose product is MKQLSAETICLLSSSQVITSVVSVVKELIENSLDASATNIDIKLEDYGFNKIEVRDNGNGIKVADVPVMAIKHYTSKISSSEDLESLTTYGFRGEALGSICCISEVLITTKTADDDFSTQYALDSNGHVTSKKPSHLGQGTTVTVLKLFKNLPVRKQFYSTNKKCKEELKKIQDLLTAYGIIKPDLRITLTHNKAVIWQKTRVSDHKMACMSVLGTAVMGSMVPFQHCCEDPEINLSGFLPKAESDSSLTSLSSSERSFIFINNRPVHQKEILKLIRQYYSLVTHKDCTRLYPVFFLNITVPASAVDVNLTPDKTQVLLHYKESVLLAVENVLKSLYGPLPATVPGESKKTDVTSEDMFVHRTEQTDVVVNEMGPSGNDDLHAHTSFLSFSSDVQNCQVAKNTEICLNHQTFSGDNVHSRLDKKEVSKSDAFPDSSLNLLCVEEQKGQNITDIQSNGVPMDPKSKNADEHLLSSDNIDETEKNEETLGPKDLPEVSADDWSMGIGFKNSLGDNLEPVKILIPEVGGTINKQNERTGEESNDPQISNQSIKTRNVISDKFGRVTAYDLISSRIIRKPKSAIGFFTQECRPKLITDNPKTSMDDILLKIEEQWKNLNEEEKKNYEIKAAKDLERYNREVRKAMGRAAHRPTKEAEKQKPKLKTSPSNQQKLDKIFHAQTEKKQKPEQPRKIVTVPFSLSSCRRQLQRHQKNDSDEHELFLIRRPSFPDVWIFATEKKLMLLNPYRLEEALLCKRLMMNHKLPVEKLDKPIVLADSLIGGSQYMAALYKMQKDYQSFNGSGYLSDRRLVANGFQIKVIEGTSATESHMEIEGMANCLSYYGISDLREILNAVVNGNAKEVYECRPLKVINYLEGEAVRLTRQLPLHLSKEDVQNTIYRMKQQLGKENKGCVHGRPFFHHLADIPEVDKHNSMEIIQ